The Elgaria multicarinata webbii isolate HBS135686 ecotype San Diego chromosome 4, rElgMul1.1.pri, whole genome shotgun sequence genome contains a region encoding:
- the CYRIA gene encoding CYFIP-related Rac1 interactor A isoform X2 has product MGNLLKVLTCTEFDQGPIFFLDFENAQPTDGEREIWNQVNAVLQDSESMLSDLQSYKGAGQEIRDAIQNPNDIQLQETAWNSVCPLVVRLKRFYEFSLRLEKALQSLLECLTCPPYTPTQHLEREQALAKQFAEILHFTLRFDELKMRNPAIQNDFSYYRRTLSRNRINNMHLDIESEVNNEMANRMSLFYAEATPVLKTLSNATTRFVAENKTLPIENTTDCLSTMTSVCKVMLETPEYKSRFTSEETLMFCMRVMVGVIILYDHVHPVGAFSKTSKIDMKGCIKVLREQPPDTVEGLLNALRFTTKHLNDESTSKQVRAMLQ; this is encoded by the exons ATGCTCAGCCTAcagatggggaaagggaaataTGGAACCAAGTCAATGCTGTCTTACAAGATTCAGAAAGCATGCTTTCAGACCTACAGTCTTACAAAGGAGCTGGACAAGAGATTAGAGAT GCAATACAAAACCCAAACGATATCCAACTTCAAGAGACAGCTTGGAATTCAGTGTGCCCTCTGGTTGTGAGGTTGAAGCGGTTCTATGAATTTTCTCTCAGACTAG aGAAAGCACTGCAGAGTTTATTGGAATGCTTGACATGTCCACCCTACACACCAACTCAGCACTTGGAACGAGAGCAGGCCCTAGCAAAGCAGTTTGCAGAGATCTTGCATTTTACCCTTCGCTTTGATGAACTCAAG ATGAGAAACCCAGCAATTCAGAATGACTTCAGCTACTATAGGAGGACATTAAGTCGCAACAGAATAAACAATATGCAC CTCGACATTGAGAGTGAAGTGAACAACGAGATGGCTAATAGAATGTCCCTGTTTTATGCAGAAGCTACACCAGTGCTGAAAACGCTGAGCAATGCCACCACCCGTTTCGTAGCAGAA AACAAAACTCTGCCGATTGAGAACACAACAGACTGTCTAAGTACAATGACCAGCGTATGTAAAGTCATGCTGGAAACACC agaATACAAAAGTAGGTTCACCAGTGAAGAAACCCTTATGTTCTGCATGAGAGTAATGGTTGGGGTTATTATTCTCTATGACCACGTTCATCCTGTGGGAGCATTCTCCAAGACTTCGAAGATAGAT ATGAAGGGTTGCATAAAGGTTTTAAGGGAACAGCCACCAGACACTGTTGAAGGGCTCTTGAATGCTCTCAG GTTCACCACGAAACACCTGAATGATGAATCTACTTCAAAACAAGTTCGAGCTATGCTTCAGTAG
- the CYRIA gene encoding CYFIP-related Rac1 interactor A isoform X1, translating into MMVHYMFAGMGNLLKVLTREIENYPHFFLDFENAQPTDGEREIWNQVNAVLQDSESMLSDLQSYKGAGQEIRDAIQNPNDIQLQETAWNSVCPLVVRLKRFYEFSLRLEKALQSLLECLTCPPYTPTQHLEREQALAKQFAEILHFTLRFDELKMRNPAIQNDFSYYRRTLSRNRINNMHLDIESEVNNEMANRMSLFYAEATPVLKTLSNATTRFVAENKTLPIENTTDCLSTMTSVCKVMLETPEYKSRFTSEETLMFCMRVMVGVIILYDHVHPVGAFSKTSKIDMKGCIKVLREQPPDTVEGLLNALRFTTKHLNDESTSKQVRAMLQ; encoded by the exons ATGCTCAGCCTAcagatggggaaagggaaataTGGAACCAAGTCAATGCTGTCTTACAAGATTCAGAAAGCATGCTTTCAGACCTACAGTCTTACAAAGGAGCTGGACAAGAGATTAGAGAT GCAATACAAAACCCAAACGATATCCAACTTCAAGAGACAGCTTGGAATTCAGTGTGCCCTCTGGTTGTGAGGTTGAAGCGGTTCTATGAATTTTCTCTCAGACTAG aGAAAGCACTGCAGAGTTTATTGGAATGCTTGACATGTCCACCCTACACACCAACTCAGCACTTGGAACGAGAGCAGGCCCTAGCAAAGCAGTTTGCAGAGATCTTGCATTTTACCCTTCGCTTTGATGAACTCAAG ATGAGAAACCCAGCAATTCAGAATGACTTCAGCTACTATAGGAGGACATTAAGTCGCAACAGAATAAACAATATGCAC CTCGACATTGAGAGTGAAGTGAACAACGAGATGGCTAATAGAATGTCCCTGTTTTATGCAGAAGCTACACCAGTGCTGAAAACGCTGAGCAATGCCACCACCCGTTTCGTAGCAGAA AACAAAACTCTGCCGATTGAGAACACAACAGACTGTCTAAGTACAATGACCAGCGTATGTAAAGTCATGCTGGAAACACC agaATACAAAAGTAGGTTCACCAGTGAAGAAACCCTTATGTTCTGCATGAGAGTAATGGTTGGGGTTATTATTCTCTATGACCACGTTCATCCTGTGGGAGCATTCTCCAAGACTTCGAAGATAGAT ATGAAGGGTTGCATAAAGGTTTTAAGGGAACAGCCACCAGACACTGTTGAAGGGCTCTTGAATGCTCTCAG GTTCACCACGAAACACCTGAATGATGAATCTACTTCAAAACAAGTTCGAGCTATGCTTCAGTAG
- the CYRIA gene encoding CYFIP-related Rac1 interactor A isoform X3: protein MGNLLKVLTREIENYPHFFLDFENAQPTDGEREIWNQVNAVLQDSESMLSDLQSYKGAGQEIRDAIQNPNDIQLQETAWNSVCPLVVRLKRFYEFSLRLEKALQSLLECLTCPPYTPTQHLEREQALAKQFAEILHFTLRFDELKMRNPAIQNDFSYYRRTLSRNRINNMHLDIESEVNNEMANRMSLFYAEATPVLKTLSNATTRFVAENKTLPIENTTDCLSTMTSVCKVMLETPEYKSRFTSEETLMFCMRVMVGVIILYDHVHPVGAFSKTSKIDMKGCIKVLREQPPDTVEGLLNALRFTTKHLNDESTSKQVRAMLQ from the exons ATGCTCAGCCTAcagatggggaaagggaaataTGGAACCAAGTCAATGCTGTCTTACAAGATTCAGAAAGCATGCTTTCAGACCTACAGTCTTACAAAGGAGCTGGACAAGAGATTAGAGAT GCAATACAAAACCCAAACGATATCCAACTTCAAGAGACAGCTTGGAATTCAGTGTGCCCTCTGGTTGTGAGGTTGAAGCGGTTCTATGAATTTTCTCTCAGACTAG aGAAAGCACTGCAGAGTTTATTGGAATGCTTGACATGTCCACCCTACACACCAACTCAGCACTTGGAACGAGAGCAGGCCCTAGCAAAGCAGTTTGCAGAGATCTTGCATTTTACCCTTCGCTTTGATGAACTCAAG ATGAGAAACCCAGCAATTCAGAATGACTTCAGCTACTATAGGAGGACATTAAGTCGCAACAGAATAAACAATATGCAC CTCGACATTGAGAGTGAAGTGAACAACGAGATGGCTAATAGAATGTCCCTGTTTTATGCAGAAGCTACACCAGTGCTGAAAACGCTGAGCAATGCCACCACCCGTTTCGTAGCAGAA AACAAAACTCTGCCGATTGAGAACACAACAGACTGTCTAAGTACAATGACCAGCGTATGTAAAGTCATGCTGGAAACACC agaATACAAAAGTAGGTTCACCAGTGAAGAAACCCTTATGTTCTGCATGAGAGTAATGGTTGGGGTTATTATTCTCTATGACCACGTTCATCCTGTGGGAGCATTCTCCAAGACTTCGAAGATAGAT ATGAAGGGTTGCATAAAGGTTTTAAGGGAACAGCCACCAGACACTGTTGAAGGGCTCTTGAATGCTCTCAG GTTCACCACGAAACACCTGAATGATGAATCTACTTCAAAACAAGTTCGAGCTATGCTTCAGTAG
- the CYRIA gene encoding CYFIP-related Rac1 interactor A isoform X4 produces the protein MLSDLQSYKGAGQEIRDAIQNPNDIQLQETAWNSVCPLVVRLKRFYEFSLRLEKALQSLLECLTCPPYTPTQHLEREQALAKQFAEILHFTLRFDELKMRNPAIQNDFSYYRRTLSRNRINNMHLDIESEVNNEMANRMSLFYAEATPVLKTLSNATTRFVAENKTLPIENTTDCLSTMTSVCKVMLETPEYKSRFTSEETLMFCMRVMVGVIILYDHVHPVGAFSKTSKIDMKGCIKVLREQPPDTVEGLLNALRFTTKHLNDESTSKQVRAMLQ, from the exons ATGCTTTCAGACCTACAGTCTTACAAAGGAGCTGGACAAGAGATTAGAGAT GCAATACAAAACCCAAACGATATCCAACTTCAAGAGACAGCTTGGAATTCAGTGTGCCCTCTGGTTGTGAGGTTGAAGCGGTTCTATGAATTTTCTCTCAGACTAG aGAAAGCACTGCAGAGTTTATTGGAATGCTTGACATGTCCACCCTACACACCAACTCAGCACTTGGAACGAGAGCAGGCCCTAGCAAAGCAGTTTGCAGAGATCTTGCATTTTACCCTTCGCTTTGATGAACTCAAG ATGAGAAACCCAGCAATTCAGAATGACTTCAGCTACTATAGGAGGACATTAAGTCGCAACAGAATAAACAATATGCAC CTCGACATTGAGAGTGAAGTGAACAACGAGATGGCTAATAGAATGTCCCTGTTTTATGCAGAAGCTACACCAGTGCTGAAAACGCTGAGCAATGCCACCACCCGTTTCGTAGCAGAA AACAAAACTCTGCCGATTGAGAACACAACAGACTGTCTAAGTACAATGACCAGCGTATGTAAAGTCATGCTGGAAACACC agaATACAAAAGTAGGTTCACCAGTGAAGAAACCCTTATGTTCTGCATGAGAGTAATGGTTGGGGTTATTATTCTCTATGACCACGTTCATCCTGTGGGAGCATTCTCCAAGACTTCGAAGATAGAT ATGAAGGGTTGCATAAAGGTTTTAAGGGAACAGCCACCAGACACTGTTGAAGGGCTCTTGAATGCTCTCAG GTTCACCACGAAACACCTGAATGATGAATCTACTTCAAAACAAGTTCGAGCTATGCTTCAGTAG